The following coding sequences lie in one Micromonospora sp. R77 genomic window:
- a CDS encoding NHL domain-containing thioredoxin family protein, which yields MSARVRAPELRGRGWLNTGGKDLRLADLRGRIVLLDFWTFCCINCLHVLDELRPLEEKYGDVLVVIGVHSPKFEHEKDPDALAAAVERYGVHHPVLDDPELDMWQQYAAKAWPTLSVVDPEGYVVATMAGEGHAEGLSRLIDDLIATHEAKGTLHRGDGPYVPPAEPETTLRFPGKAVVLDGGNLLVSDSARHSLVELAPDGEKLLRRIGSGARGHADGPAETATFSEPQGLCLLPAHAAEVAGYDLVVADTVNHLLRGVKLATGEVVTVAGTGRQWRSTVDDHAHDARVVDLSSPWDVAWYDDRIVIAMAGIHQLWWFDPIRRTAGMYAGTTVEALRDGPLPDVWMAQPSGLSVSADGTRLWIADSETSAVRYVEDGVLHTSVGQGLFDFGHVDGPADRALLQHPLGVCALPDGSVLVADTYNGAVRRFDPATGQVGTVADGLAEPSDLVLTADGEVLVVESAAHRLTRLAPGALTAAGANTVDGPRHRLERKPTDVAPGELTLDVIFTPAPGQKLDDTYGPSTRLVVSASPPELLLEGAGTTTDLSRRLVVDGTVDGGVLQVTAQAATCDADVEHAACHLTRQDWGVPVRVVDGGTTRLPLILRGLDT from the coding sequence ATGAGTGCACGAGTACGCGCCCCCGAGCTGCGCGGCCGGGGCTGGCTGAACACCGGCGGCAAGGACCTGCGGCTGGCCGACCTGCGGGGTCGGATCGTCCTGCTGGATTTCTGGACCTTCTGCTGCATCAACTGCCTGCACGTGCTCGACGAGCTCCGCCCGCTGGAGGAGAAGTACGGCGACGTGCTGGTCGTGATCGGCGTGCACTCGCCCAAGTTCGAGCACGAGAAGGACCCGGACGCGCTCGCCGCGGCCGTCGAGCGGTACGGCGTGCACCACCCGGTGCTCGACGACCCCGAGCTGGACATGTGGCAGCAGTACGCGGCGAAGGCCTGGCCGACCCTGTCCGTGGTCGACCCCGAGGGTTACGTGGTCGCCACCATGGCCGGCGAGGGGCACGCCGAAGGGCTGTCCCGGCTGATCGACGACCTGATCGCCACCCACGAGGCGAAGGGCACCCTGCACCGCGGCGACGGCCCGTACGTCCCGCCGGCCGAGCCCGAGACCACCCTGCGCTTCCCCGGCAAGGCGGTGGTGCTCGACGGCGGCAACCTGCTGGTCTCCGACTCGGCCCGGCACTCCCTGGTGGAGCTGGCCCCGGACGGCGAGAAGCTGCTCCGCCGGATCGGCTCCGGTGCCCGGGGCCACGCCGACGGTCCGGCGGAGACCGCGACCTTCTCCGAGCCGCAGGGGCTCTGCCTGCTCCCCGCGCACGCCGCCGAGGTGGCCGGGTACGACCTGGTCGTCGCGGACACCGTCAACCACCTGCTGCGCGGGGTGAAGCTGGCCACCGGTGAGGTGGTCACCGTCGCCGGCACCGGCCGGCAGTGGCGCTCCACGGTCGACGACCACGCCCACGACGCCCGGGTCGTCGACCTCTCCTCCCCCTGGGACGTCGCCTGGTACGACGACCGGATCGTCATCGCGATGGCCGGCATCCACCAGCTCTGGTGGTTCGACCCGATCAGGCGGACCGCCGGCATGTACGCGGGCACCACCGTCGAGGCGCTGCGCGACGGCCCCCTGCCGGACGTCTGGATGGCGCAGCCGTCCGGCCTCTCCGTCTCCGCCGACGGCACGCGGCTCTGGATCGCCGACAGCGAGACCAGCGCCGTCCGGTACGTCGAGGACGGGGTGCTGCACACCTCGGTCGGGCAGGGCCTCTTCGACTTCGGGCACGTGGACGGGCCGGCCGACCGGGCACTGCTCCAGCACCCGCTGGGGGTGTGCGCGCTGCCCGACGGCTCGGTGCTGGTCGCCGACACGTACAACGGGGCGGTGCGCCGCTTCGACCCGGCGACCGGCCAGGTCGGCACGGTGGCGGACGGCCTGGCCGAGCCGAGCGACCTGGTGCTGACCGCCGACGGCGAGGTGCTGGTGGTCGAGTCGGCCGCGCACCGGCTGACCCGGCTCGCCCCGGGCGCGCTGACCGCCGCCGGGGCGAACACGGTCGACGGCCCCCGGCACCGGCTGGAACGCAAGCCGACCGACGTGGCGCCGGGTGAGCTGACCCTGGACGTGATCTTCACCCCGGCGCCGGGTCAGAAGCTGGACGACACGTACGGCCCGTCGACCCGGCTGGTGGTCTCGGCGTCCCCGCCGGAGCTGCTGCTGGAGGGGGCGGGCACCACCACCGACCTGTCCCGTCGGCTGGTGGTCGACGGCACGGTGGACGGCGGCGTGCTGCAGGTGACCGCCCAAGCCGCCACCTGCGACGCGGACGTCGAACACGCCGCCTGCCACCTCACCCGGCAGGACTGGGGCGTCCCCGTCCGCGTGGTCGACGGCGGCACCACCCGCCTCCCCCTCATCCTCCGCGGCCTAGACACCTGA